The following proteins come from a genomic window of Microtus ochrogaster isolate Prairie Vole_2 chromosome 7, MicOch1.0, whole genome shotgun sequence:
- the Rnps1 gene encoding RNA-binding protein with serine-rich domain 1 isoform X3 — MAPSPTKRKDRSDEKSKDRSKDKGATKESSEKDRGRDKTRKRRSASSGSSSTRSRSSSTSSSGSSTSTGSSSGSSSSSASSRSGSSSTSRSSSSSSSSGSPSPSRRRHDNRRRSRSKSKPPKRDEKERKRRSPSPKPTKVHIGRLTRNVTKDHIMEIFSTYGKIKMIDMPVERMHPHLSKGYAYVEFENPDEAEKALKHMDGGQIDGQEITATAVLAPWPRPPPRRFSPPRRMLPPPPMWRRSPPRMRRRSRSPRRRSPVRRRSRSPGRRRHRSRSSSNSSR; from the exons AT GGCTCCTTCTCCTACCAAGCGCAAGGACCGCTCTGACGAGAAGTCCAAGGATCGCTCTAAAGATAAAGGGGCCACTAAAGAGTCGAGTGAGAAGGATCGTGGCAGGGATAAGACTCGGAAGAGACGCAGTGCTTCAAGTGGAAGCAGCAgcaccag GTCTCGATCTAGCTCGACTTCCAGCTCAGGCTCCAGCACCAGCACAGGTTCAAGCAGTGGCTCTAGCTCCTCCTCTGCGTCTAGCCGCTCTGGGAGCTCCAGCACATCCCGGAGCTCCAGCTCTAGCAGCTCCTCCGGCTCCCCCAGCCCTTCCCGGCGCAGACATGACAACAGGCGGCGCTCCCGCTCCAA ATCCAAACCACCtaaaagagatgagaaagagaggaaaaggcgGAGCCCTTCACCTAAGCCCACCAAAGTGCACATTGGGAGGCTCACCAGGAATGTGACTAAG GATCATatcatggaaatattttctaCTTATGGGAAAATTAAGATGATTGACATGCCTGTAGAAAGGATGCATCCTCATCTATCCAAAGGCTACGCATATGTAGAGTTTGAGAATCCAGATGAAGCGGAGAAGGCACTGAAACacatggatggag GACAAATTGATGGCCAAGAGATCACTGCTACTGCTGTGTTGGCACCCTGGCCTCGGCCACCCCCACGGCGATTCAGCCCACCCAGGAGAATGCTTCCACCGCCTCCCATGTGGCGCAGGTCACCCCCACGGATGAGGAGGAG GTCTCGCTCTCCAAGGCGCAGGTCCCCTGTGCGTAGGAGGTCTCGATCTCCTGGCCGCCGCCGCCATAGGAGCCGCTCCAGCTCCAACTCCTCCCGATAA
- the Rnps1 gene encoding RNA-binding protein with serine-rich domain 1 isoform X2, which translates to MVNRPTRAPSPTKRKDRSDEKSKDRSKDKGATKESSEKDRGRDKTRKRRSASSGSSSTRSRSSSTSSSGSSTSTGSSSGSSSSSASSRSGSSSTSRSSSSSSSSGSPSPSRRRHDNRRRSRSKSKPPKRDEKERKRRSPSPKPTKVHIGRLTRNVTKDHIMEIFSTYGKIKMIDMPVERMHPHLSKGYAYVEFENPDEAEKALKHMDGGQIDGQEITATAVLAPWPRPPPRRFSPPRRMLPPPPMWRRSPPRMRRRSRSPRRRSPVRRRSRSPGRRRHRSRSSSNSSR; encoded by the exons ATGGTGAACCGGCCTACAAG GGCTCCTTCTCCTACCAAGCGCAAGGACCGCTCTGACGAGAAGTCCAAGGATCGCTCTAAAGATAAAGGGGCCACTAAAGAGTCGAGTGAGAAGGATCGTGGCAGGGATAAGACTCGGAAGAGACGCAGTGCTTCAAGTGGAAGCAGCAgcaccag GTCTCGATCTAGCTCGACTTCCAGCTCAGGCTCCAGCACCAGCACAGGTTCAAGCAGTGGCTCTAGCTCCTCCTCTGCGTCTAGCCGCTCTGGGAGCTCCAGCACATCCCGGAGCTCCAGCTCTAGCAGCTCCTCCGGCTCCCCCAGCCCTTCCCGGCGCAGACATGACAACAGGCGGCGCTCCCGCTCCAA ATCCAAACCACCtaaaagagatgagaaagagaggaaaaggcgGAGCCCTTCACCTAAGCCCACCAAAGTGCACATTGGGAGGCTCACCAGGAATGTGACTAAG GATCATatcatggaaatattttctaCTTATGGGAAAATTAAGATGATTGACATGCCTGTAGAAAGGATGCATCCTCATCTATCCAAAGGCTACGCATATGTAGAGTTTGAGAATCCAGATGAAGCGGAGAAGGCACTGAAACacatggatggag GACAAATTGATGGCCAAGAGATCACTGCTACTGCTGTGTTGGCACCCTGGCCTCGGCCACCCCCACGGCGATTCAGCCCACCCAGGAGAATGCTTCCACCGCCTCCCATGTGGCGCAGGTCACCCCCACGGATGAGGAGGAG GTCTCGCTCTCCAAGGCGCAGGTCCCCTGTGCGTAGGAGGTCTCGATCTCCTGGCCGCCGCCGCCATAGGAGCCGCTCCAGCTCCAACTCCTCCCGATAA
- the Rnps1 gene encoding RNA-binding protein with serine-rich domain 1 isoform X1, with the protein MDLSGVKKKSLLGVKENNKKSSTRAPSPTKRKDRSDEKSKDRSKDKGATKESSEKDRGRDKTRKRRSASSGSSSTRSRSSSTSSSGSSTSTGSSSGSSSSSASSRSGSSSTSRSSSSSSSSGSPSPSRRRHDNRRRSRSKSKPPKRDEKERKRRSPSPKPTKVHIGRLTRNVTKDHIMEIFSTYGKIKMIDMPVERMHPHLSKGYAYVEFENPDEAEKALKHMDGGQIDGQEITATAVLAPWPRPPPRRFSPPRRMLPPPPMWRRSPPRMRRRSRSPRRRSPVRRRSRSPGRRRHRSRSSSNSSR; encoded by the exons ATGGATTTATCAGGAGTGAAAAAGAAGAGCTTGCTAGgagtcaaagaaaataataaaaagtccaGCACTAG GGCTCCTTCTCCTACCAAGCGCAAGGACCGCTCTGACGAGAAGTCCAAGGATCGCTCTAAAGATAAAGGGGCCACTAAAGAGTCGAGTGAGAAGGATCGTGGCAGGGATAAGACTCGGAAGAGACGCAGTGCTTCAAGTGGAAGCAGCAgcaccag GTCTCGATCTAGCTCGACTTCCAGCTCAGGCTCCAGCACCAGCACAGGTTCAAGCAGTGGCTCTAGCTCCTCCTCTGCGTCTAGCCGCTCTGGGAGCTCCAGCACATCCCGGAGCTCCAGCTCTAGCAGCTCCTCCGGCTCCCCCAGCCCTTCCCGGCGCAGACATGACAACAGGCGGCGCTCCCGCTCCAA ATCCAAACCACCtaaaagagatgagaaagagaggaaaaggcgGAGCCCTTCACCTAAGCCCACCAAAGTGCACATTGGGAGGCTCACCAGGAATGTGACTAAG GATCATatcatggaaatattttctaCTTATGGGAAAATTAAGATGATTGACATGCCTGTAGAAAGGATGCATCCTCATCTATCCAAAGGCTACGCATATGTAGAGTTTGAGAATCCAGATGAAGCGGAGAAGGCACTGAAACacatggatggag GACAAATTGATGGCCAAGAGATCACTGCTACTGCTGTGTTGGCACCCTGGCCTCGGCCACCCCCACGGCGATTCAGCCCACCCAGGAGAATGCTTCCACCGCCTCCCATGTGGCGCAGGTCACCCCCACGGATGAGGAGGAG GTCTCGCTCTCCAAGGCGCAGGTCCCCTGTGCGTAGGAGGTCTCGATCTCCTGGCCGCCGCCGCCATAGGAGCCGCTCCAGCTCCAACTCCTCCCGATAA